A part of Gemmatimonas groenlandica genomic DNA contains:
- the wrbA gene encoding NAD(P)H:quinone oxidoreductase, whose protein sequence is MPNVRLAIVYYSTYGTNHRMAEVASNAARDAGADVRLRKAPETAPDAIVNGQDAWRAHAERTAHVQPATLDDLEWANAYMISGPTRYGAVASQLRAFLDQTGPLWAAGKLANKAASAMASAQNVHGGQEMTVQSLNATFAHWGCVIVPPGYTDPSTYAAGGNPYGVTVTANGQAIPDAVQEAIRHQTRRLVHFAARIAEE, encoded by the coding sequence ATGCCAAACGTTCGACTCGCCATTGTCTACTACAGCACCTACGGCACCAATCATCGCATGGCGGAAGTGGCGTCAAACGCCGCCCGTGATGCCGGTGCAGACGTGCGACTTCGGAAGGCGCCGGAGACAGCGCCGGATGCGATCGTGAATGGGCAGGATGCGTGGCGCGCTCACGCCGAGCGCACGGCACATGTGCAGCCCGCAACGCTCGATGACCTCGAGTGGGCGAACGCGTACATGATCAGTGGACCGACGCGCTACGGTGCGGTCGCCAGTCAACTGCGCGCATTCCTCGACCAGACCGGCCCGCTGTGGGCAGCGGGAAAGCTGGCGAACAAGGCAGCCTCCGCGATGGCGAGCGCGCAGAACGTGCACGGCGGCCAGGAAATGACCGTGCAATCGTTGAACGCCACCTTCGCACACTGGGGCTGCGTGATTGTGCCGCCTGGCTACACCGACCCCTCCACCTATGCGGCCGGCGGCAACCCATACGGCGTCACGGTCACGGCGAACGGACAAGCAATCCCCGATGCCGTGCAGGAGGCCATTCGGCATCAGACGCGGCGGCTCGTGCACTTCGCCGCGCGCATCGCAGAGGAATGA